The following are encoded in a window of Fusarium verticillioides 7600 chromosome 6, whole genome shotgun sequence genomic DNA:
- a CDS encoding membrane dipeptidase — protein MAPTPDESLSQAHALLKRVPLIDGHNDFPYIIRGWFRNNFELFSPGIHNMPIGQTDLTRLRKGLVGGQFWSAFVPIPKTNHALGKLECLMKTLQQIDTIHLLVETFSEYFGAVNSSKDIETIFKSGRIASLIGVEGLHQIADSSSVVRLFHKLGVRYITLCHDGDNLYADSSNGKNKNGGLSSHGLEMIREMNRIGMIVDLSHTSTDTQKQVLGVSQAPVIFSHSSCNSLLPSPRNVTDEALDLLKTNNGLIMICFLPNLVNANGVQGAVVDQVIDHIIYAGQRIGFKHVGIGSDFDGMLQGPKDLDDVSRYPQLVGKLLDRELSEDVITQVLGGNIIRVLGEVEAVSRELKGQVPVLSDEIEEVWTSEQKDILTRMGTSRSSQGFSN, from the exons ATGGCTCCAACACCTGATGAATCCTTGTCGCAGGCCCATGCCCTGCTGAAAAGAGTCCCATTGATCG ATGGACACAATGACTTTCCTTACATCATCCGGGGATGGTTTCGAAACAACTTTGAACTTTTCTCTCCTGGGATTCATAATATGCCTATCGGCCAAACAGATTTAACTCGACTGAGAAAAGGCCTCGTTGGTGGACAATTTTGGAGCGCCTTCGTCCCAAT TCCAAAAACCAACCATGCACTCGGCAAGCTTGAGTGTCTGATGAAGACTTTACAGCAGATTGACACTATTCACTTACTCGTTGAGACCTTTTCTGAGTATTTCGGAGCAGTAAACTCGTCAAAGGACATCGAAACAATTTTCAAATCAGGAAGGATTGCTAGTTTGATCGGTGTTGAAGGCCTACATCAGATTGCTGACAGTTCCTCTGTTGTGAGACTGTTTCACAAACTGGGTGTCAGATACATCACTctctgtcatgatggtgataaTCTATATGCTGATTCCTCG AACGGAAAGAATAAAAATGGGGGTTTATCTAGCCACGGCCTGGAAATGATACGTGAGATGAACCGTATCGGCAT GATAGTCGACTTATCGCACACATCTACAGACACTCAGAAACAAGTCTTGGGTGTCTCTCAAGCCCCAGTCATTTTCTCTCATTCCTCTTG TAACTCACTACTACCCAGTCCTCGCAACGTCACAGATGAGGCCCTAGATCTTCTGAAGACAAACAATGGCCTTATAATGATCTGTTTTCTCCCTAAcctcgtcaacgccaacggAGTTCAGGGAGCTGTGGTCGATCAGGTTATTGATCATATTATATACGCAGGTCAAAGGATAGGCTTTAAGCATGTTGGCATTGGCTCCGATTTTGATGGTATGCTACAAGGTCCAAAAGATCTGGATGATGTGTCCAGATACCCGCAACTTGTTGGGAAGCTTCTAGACCGTGAGCTCTCAGAGGATGTCATTACACAAGTACTTGGCGGTAACATAATCAGGGTTCTGGGTGAGGTGGAAGCTGTGTCAAGGGAACTAAAAGGTCAGGTGCCTGTGTTATCTGATGAGATAGAGGAAGTATGGACATCAGAGCAAAAGGATATACTGACTAGAATGGGAACATCAAGGAGTTCTCAGGGTTTTAGCAACTAG